A single genomic interval of Anthonomus grandis grandis chromosome 17, icAntGran1.3, whole genome shotgun sequence harbors:
- the LOC126746312 gene encoding uncharacterized protein LOC126746312, whose product MSGSSKSVNPDPLKKRKPHPELYKRNIIKHARVKGDQHVNWKGRSVSARSTGPDCNCKMHCFRTLLQADFSLYITKLNGFNTKDEQDIYLQQLIEKKSIKSHRPRKGDLSIPREYSFKYFIDSSSKKQVVCKKAFCSIYGITIARVKRLLKLKS is encoded by the exons ATGTCGGGCTCTAGTAAAAGTGTTAATCCTGACCcgcttaaaaaaagaaaaccacaTCCTGAAttgtataaaagaaatattataaaacatgcAAGGGTCAAAGGGGACCAACACGTAAACTGGAAAGGTCGTTCTGTCTCCGCACGTAGTACAGGTCCCGATTGCAA ttgtAAAATGCACTGTTTTCGCACGTTACTTCAAGCCGACTTCAGTCTCTACATAACAAAACTAAACGGTTTTAATACAAAGGATGAACAGGATATTTACCTGCAAcagttaatagaaaaaaaatctataaaatcacACAGACCCCGTAAAGGTGACTTAAGCATTCCCCGTGAGTActcgtttaaatattttattgactcGTCCTCGAAAAAACAAGTTGTTTGCAAGAAAGCTTTTTGTTCAATCTATGGCATTACGATTGCCCGTGTAAAACGTCTACTTAAACTAAAATCCTAG